A section of the Oncorhynchus nerka isolate Pitt River linkage group LG3, Oner_Uvic_2.0, whole genome shotgun sequence genome encodes:
- the LOC115141331 gene encoding guanine nucleotide-binding protein G(I)/G(S)/G(T) subunit beta-3-like, with amino-acid sequence MGEMEELRKEADNLKDQITEARKVVQDTTLQEAVAGTTLVGRVQLKTRKTLRGHLAKIYAMHWGTDTKLCVSASQDGKLIVWDTLTTNKVSAIPLKSSWVMTCAYAPSGNMVACGGLDNMCSIYNLKGKDGNVKVMRELAAHTGYLSCCRFLSDSEIITSSGDCTCVLWDIETGTEKTIFAGHLGDCMSLAVSPDFKMFISGACDFTAKLWDIREATCRQTFSGHESDINAIGFFPNGNAVITGSDDATCKLYDLRADQELITYQDSGIMCGVTSLAPSLSGRLLLAGYDDFNVNIWDMLKAERVGVLAGHDNRVSCIGVSSDGMACCTGSWDSFLKIWN; translated from the exons ATGGGCGAAATGGAGGAGCTGCGAAAGGAGGCGGACAACCTCAAAGATCAGATCACT GAGGCCCGAAAGGTAGTGCAGGACACCACCCTGCAGGAGGCGGTTGCCGGGACGACGCTTGTGGGACGTGTCCAGCTGAAGACCAGGAAGACGCTGAGGGGTCACCTGGCCAAGATCTATGCCATGCACTGGGGCACTGACACcaa GTTGTGTGTCAGTGCCTCTCAAGATGGAAAGCTGATAGTATGGGACACCTTGACCACCAACAAG GTGAGCGCCATCCCTCTGAAGTCGTCGTGGGTGATGACGTGTGCTTACGCGCCCTCAGGGAACATGGTGGCGTGTGGCGGTCTCGACAACATGTGCTCCATCTACAACCTCAAGGGCAAGGACGGCAACGTCAAGGTCATGCGGGAGCTGGCCGCACACACAG GTTACCTGTCCTGCTGTCGTTTCCTTAGCGACAGTGAGATCATCACCAGCTCTGGCGACTGCACCTG TGTTCTATGGGACattgagacagggacagagaagacCATCTTTGCGGGCCACTTGGGTGACTGCATGTCCCTGGCCGTGTCCCCCGACTTCAAGATGTTCATCTCGGGGGCGTGTGACTTCACGGCCAAACTGTGGGACATCAGGGAAGCCACCTGCAGACAGACGTTCAGCGGCCACGAGAGTGACATCAACGCCATCGGG TTCTTCCCCAATGGTAATGCGGTTATAACGGGCTCAGACGATGCCACCTGTAAGCTGTATGACCTGAGAGCAGACCAGGAGCTCATCACCTACCAGGACTCGGGCATCATGTGTGGGGTGACCTCCCTCGCCCCGTCCCTCTCCGGCCGCCTTTTACTGGCCGGATACGATGACTTCAACGTCAACATCTGGGACATGCTTAAAGCCGAGAGAGTGG GAGTGCTGGCTGGTCATGACAACAGGGTGAGCTGCATCGGAGTATCCTCGGACGGAATGGCATGCTGCACAGGATCCTGGGACAGCTTCCTGAAGATATGGAACTGA